ATGAAAGACGGTTTAAACTCACCGCAGGACACAACGCAGACACACCCCCGGGGTTTTCCCGGGGGCGCTGTTTCAGGAAGCAGGTGGTGGGATAACCGGCTCAGGAAGGGGCAACTGCAACCAGGCTTCGATATCCTTTTCATCAGCATCCCAGCGATAGGCAACTTCCAGGTTGTCTTTACTGATGAGCTGAGTGGGAGCCCAGTAAAAGTGTCCGGGCTCAATTTCGCCTTTGATAACTCCCAGCAGTATGCGCAGGGCCATGACCGAAGCAATGGAAGGAGGATTGGCATTGGTAAGCTGCAGCTTGCCTTCCCGGATAAGATCCAGGCCGTATGGAGCGCCGTTTTGAGAAACGATTTTTACCTGATCTAACTTACCCAGCCGCTCCAGAGCGTTGGCGGCCCCAACTGCCATGTCCTCATTCTGCACGAAGAGTCCCACCAGGTCCGGGTGAGCAGTGATGATGTTAGTTGCCGCCTCATAGGCTTTCTGGCGGTTCCACTCTGCCGATACCTGAGCCACCACTTTCAGGTTGGGATTCTTAGCCAGGCCTTCTTTAAAGCCTTCACTGTATGCCTCAGCATCACCCCGACCCAGGGTGCCCTCAATGATGGCTACCTTGCCGCTTTCAAGGTTTTCAGCCATCCATTCACCCAGAGGTCTGGCAAACGCTTTGAGGTCAATTTGCATGAACCCGGCCGACTTGGGAAGCAAGTCAGGATGATACCCGTACTGGAAGAAAATGGGGACACCAGCCTTGCTGGCAGCATCCACGGCTGCTCGCTCCGAAGAGAGCGACACGGCGTAAATAAGGATTCCATCTACTCCTCGAGAGATGGCATCCTGAACGTTGGCAAGCTCCTGAGCGGGATCCAGGTTGGAGGTATAAATGATCATCTTCACTCCCAGCATTTTTGCTGCCATCTCTGCCGCCTGAGAACCATACTGGTAATAGGGTTCACCTGTGGCTCGAATGAACGCAATCTCCAGCTCTTCTTCAGCAACCGCCAGACCCCACACATCCAGCACCAGAAACATAATCAAAACCAAACTTAGAATACTCCTTTTCATGACCTTCTAACCTCCCTTCAAAAATCTCTTGTTCTTAAACTTTCCACATCAAATAAAAAAGCGCGCTATCACCTCCCTCAACGCGAGCCCTGAAACATCACTGCCAGCACCATAATGGCACCCAGAACCACGTTCTGGAAATTGGCGCTTATGCCCATCAGGTTGATGCTGTTTGATACCAATCCCAGAAGCAAAACACCAAGTAATGTACCCCACACGTTCCCCCGTCCCCCAAAAAGAGGGATTCCCCCAATGACCACCGCGGCAATGGAGCGCAGTTCATAACCCGTACCCATGGTAGGCAGGGCGGAATCCAGAATGGAACTCAGCATCAAGGCAGCAATACCTACAAAAAGCCCGTTCAAACCGTAGAGAAAAATCTTCACCCGTCCAACTCTGATTCCTGAGAGCCGACTGGCTTCCTGGTTACCACCCAGGGCGTAGGCGTATCTTCCCAAGGGGAAATAGGTTAGGAACAGGTGCACCACCAGGAGTAAAATCACGAAAAGGACCACCGGCATGGGAACCCGGAAGAAGTCCCGTATGCCAAGTAACTCATACAGTCCTCCCATACCGTTTATGGGACTACCCCGGCTGATAACGATGGCAATACCCTGCAAAAAAGTCATCATACCCAGAGTGAAAATGAAAGGATGAGCCCGCTCTAAAGAAGCCAGGAACCCGTTGAAAAGACCAAAAAGCACCGCTACCCCCAGACAGGTAATAATCCCGAAAAACAGAGAGGCACTGTGCATGATCACCAAGCCTCCCAGGTAGGCGCTGAGGGAGAGCAAACTCCCCACCGAAAGGTCCAGGTTCCCGGAAACAAGAAGAATGGTCGCTCCCAAGCTGACTACCCCCAGAACGGAAATCTGAAGCAGAATGTTCAGGAAGTTCTGTACGCTCAGAAAACGGGGATTCACGATGCCCGTAAACACAGCGATAGCCACCAGCACCAGAAGCAACACCCAACGACCACGTAAGGCCATACCTTTCATCATTCACCCTCCCAGCATGAGTCGGAGCAATTCCTGAGGAGTCGTCTGCTCAGGTCGGTCAATTTCCTGCACCACCTTCCCCCGGTGAAAAACCAAAATGCGATCGGTTACCGTGATCAGCTCGTCAAAGTCCGAAGAGAAAAGGAGAATACTCTTCCCCAGCGACCTTGCCTGGAGCAGGAGGTGATGAACTTCTGCCCGAGCTTCCACATCAATCCCCTGAGTGGGATCTTCAAGCAACCAGCACCAGGCATCGGAAAATAAAGCTCGGGCCAGTAGCACTTTACGCTGGTTTCCTCCGCTCAAAATTGCCACTTCTGCCCGCTCACCGGGGACAGCAATGTTCAGGGCACGAACGTACTCCTGTCCCACAGCATGTTCTTTGCCCGGGTGAATAAGCCCTCTCCACAAAACCTTCTTCAAACGGGAAAGGGTGATGTTTTGAGTAAACCCCAGGGGAAGCACCAACCCTTCCCGGCGCATGTCCTCAGGCATAAAAAAGATTCCCAGCTCAACTGCGTCGGTAACCTGATAAGGCTTGAAAACCTTGCCCTGGATGGTAACTTTTCCCTCGCTCCATTTATGGAGGCCTGCCAAAGCACGCAGCACACTGCGACATCCCGAACCTGTAACCCCCAGAAAACCCACGATTTCACCTCTGCGCAGCAGAAAGGAAACTTCCTGGAAGTTTTTCCCGTCTCCCAGGTTCTCCACTTCAAGTACCACTTCCCGGGGTGGACTTTTCTCTCCCGTGGGCTTTCGAGCCAGCCGATGCCCAGCCATCTTTTCTACCAGCGCCTCTTTATCCACCTCGCCACTTTGGAAAGTGCCTACCTTCTGGCCATCCCGGAGCACGGTAACCTTCTGAGCTATGGTCAGCACCTCCTCCAGGTGATGGGAAATATAGAGAATGGCCATGCCCTGTTCCCGCAGACGGTTGACGAAGTCAAAGAAAAACTGGACCTGCTCTCTGGAAAGTGCTGCAGTTGGTTCATCAAGAAGAATCACTCGGGTCTTCTCCTGCAAAACCTTTAAGATGGCCACTTCCTGCCTTTCAGCAACGGAAAGGCTCTCCACTTTCGCCCGAGGGTCCAGCGAAAGGCCGAAAAGGTCAATAACCCGCTGGGCTTCAGCAAACATCTTTCCAAAATCCACCCAGCCGCCCCTGGCTCGCCACTCTCTCCCCAGAAAAAGGTTCTCAGCTACGGTCAAACCAGGAATCAACTGCTGCTCCTGGTAGACGGTGGCAATACCCAGACTCCGGGCCAGGTAGGTCTTGAGGTCTCTGAGGTGATTCCTCTTTTTGGGGTCTGGGTTTCGGGTGTGAGCGTTTCTCAGGATACCCTGGACACCCTCCCAGTTTCCCTCCTGGAGAGTTCGGTGGAGTTCAGGAAAAAGATGGGGACAGTGGGCAAAGGTTCCTTGAACATACTGCAGGAGATGGAAGCGATCCAGGACAAAGATGCTTTTGGGGAGGATTTCACGGCCTTTCTGCATCCAGGAAGTTCCATCTCCACAGAGGAAAATGCACTCCCAACGGTCCAGGTCATCATGTTCCTCCAGGTACTCGAAGACCTCGAACCAGGGGTTTTCGGTGTCCTCATAGAGACCAGCAAAGGAGTGAGGGTGGCGGAGCTTGGTCCTTTCCCCATCTTGCACCTTTCCCTCATGGACATAGACGAGTTTGGCAAAGAGGCGTCTTGTTTCTTTGCTTCTGGGTATTCCTGATGCTTCTTTTTTCCTGCTGGGGACATGGTCCTCATCGGCTTCGATGAAGAGGTAGGGGCAAGACCTGCGAGAGACTTTTCCTCTTCCCCTCTCTGGGAAGGGGAGGTATCGGTCGCTTCCTCAAGGAGCAAAGCTTCAGGCAGGGGATTGATACGCCGTTCCTTCTTTCACCCTGTAGAAGAGTCAAGGAGGTGGATGTACTTTTGAGTTCCTCTCTTCCCATAGTAGGTCCGCTGGTAGGTCACATCCCCAAAGGGGGTGAGGATGGTCCTTTTGTCCTTGCGCACCACCTCGAAGCTCTCTTTCTCCTTCTATCCTCTCTAATTTCCTGGTCTTTGGTGTCCAGGACCACCTTGAGGATTTCCCTTCCCACACCGTGCATGGTCTCCCAGAGGTCCTCTCCGAATTCCTGGAAGGTCACCCCCTCCTCCAGAAAGTGGTCCACTGTTTCCAGCATCCTCTGACATCCTTTGAGAATATGCTGTACCATATCCATGGACCTCACCTCCAGAGAAGTGTGTTGTTACACAGACAAGGTTTATACCACACTGGACGGTGAGGTCCTTTGTGTTTCTTTGAGACGCCTACAATGAACTTACATCACCTCTTTCCTCCTCCAGGTTGGGGTGGTAAAATACTCTTGAGGAGGGAAGGATGTGTTCACTCCCATTCTGAAAAGAACTTTATCTCTACTTACCGGGATTTTTGCTTTTCTGGTTCTTCTTGGGTTTTCCTCTGTTTTTGGGAAAGAAACAGACTTCTTGCAAATTCTCTACAAATGGGAACCACTGCAGGAATCTGACGGAGTGTCACGCATCATCGCTAATGCCTCCCACACCCCCACCAGTGGCCCTTTTCAGGATGGAAACCTTCTGGCTTTTGTAGTGCGGAAGAACGTTCTTGTGGTCGTTGACTGTGCGACTCAAAAGGTTATCTGCGAGAAGGCATTTCCTGAACAGTGCATCCTTCATGGTCTGTGTGAGGGATATGTCTTTTACTACGCTGGCGAAGCCGTAGACACGCAGGTACTCTCCCTTGAAACACAAAAAGAGAAAGTATTCCCTGGAAACCTGGTCCTGGTTGCCGAGGGTGGATTTTTGGTAACCAACGACCGGGGCGTAGTTCACGTCTTCGATGTAGAAACGGAAGAATGCCTTCTAAGTGAGCCCGTTCCTGGAGGAGGACAGCCAGTAATTGCCTTTGGGAAGGTAATCCTTGTGCCCACCCAGGATGCACAACGGAATTTCGGCGGATATCTCGGTTTCCTTCCTCAGGATCGCAAGCGCTTCCCCATTACCCACCTCTCCCCAGGAGTGCGGTTCTTTTTCCCCGAACGAAGTGGTCACACCTGGGAGAGCCGGAATTCCATTCCGAGCACATTCCTCCCCATTCTTTGCCAGGAGAGGGATGCAGTGTTCCTGGAATTCCTCGATGAAGCTGGTGAAATGGTGCAACGGTTCCCTCTTCCAGATATCGTCCCTGCCCCACGTATTGTTCCTTCACCGCTTCATTTTTTCGATGCATTTTCTGGCAAGATGCTCCTCGCTATCGAGGATGAAACTGAGACGTTCCATTTTTTTATTGCCGATACCAGAGAACCACCAATTTCCCTGGGCCAATTTACGCCTCGTGGTAAAACCACGCTCTATGGTGCTTTCCTGGATGACGACACCGTAATCATCGTCGAGGAAAAGGGTCCTAAGGAAACCGTTCTCCATGCATTTTCCCCCGATGGAAGGCGAGTTACCGAAAAAACCCTCTGGCCCCCGGGATTGAGCGCGAGAAGGTGCCGGGTGGTGGGCGGAAAAGAACTCCTTGCTACCCAGGGACATCTCCTGCTGCGCTATGCTCTTCCTCCGGGAGAACTCACCGGGGTCTTCGTCTTCCCCGAAGGATATGATCCGAGTGAAAGGGTCCTCGTTCTCCGAGATAAGGGATGCACCTTCCTCAGTAATCGCTTCGAACGGGACGAAGGAATCGAAAACCCGATGCTGGTCGCTTTCGATATTTCTGGCCCAGGCTGGCCCCTCCCCATAGAACTCGTAGAAGTGTCTCCTCATGGGGAAAGTCTTTCCGAGGTTTTTGAAGATTTACCCACCGAGCTTCGTTTTCACACCCTCCCGGAACTCGAGAAACTCCTCTCGGTGAGTGTGAAGGAGGTCTCTATCACCAAAGAGGAGGAACGCCTTACCTTTACCTGGCTTACCCCCAAACTCCAGGATAGCACCCCCAAGGTGACCACGGTCACCGCCTCCTTGGGGCCGGCTCAAAGAACTTTCGCCATGACCGTTATTCCCTTTCCCAATCCTCTTTACCTTGAAGTTCAGACGTATCCCGAAGGGGAACACCTCGTAGCCAACTGGACGCTCAGGAACAACGCTCCGGTGGATATCGACGATTTACGTTTCAACCTTGAAACTAAGAACCTCCAGTTTGTTAGCGGTGATCCATTGCCAGAACGGATTGCCAAAAAAGAAGTAATCCATGGAAAAATCTTTTTCAAATACCTCCCGAGCACACCAGAGTGCCAACCCCTGTGGAATGGCTATACCTTCTTGGTTTCTGGCACACTCCGGGTCACCTCCCGCCGCGGTACTGCCGAGGCTTCCTTTGACACTCCGTACACCGTGCACCCGGAATATGCTTTCGAAATCCAGATCCAGCAGGATCCTGAGCGGCCATGGTCGTACCTCTTCGCTGATGATATCCTCCGGCACCTCCAGGTCTTCGATGCCGCAGGAAACAATATTACCGGGAATTTAACCTTAGAAAAACGCGATGACTACGTGGTACGGATACAGGGAGTCGCTCCCGGTTTTCCAAGTACATCCCTTCCGCTTCGCCTTATCTGGGAGCAGGACTGGCGGATTTTCGAATTCCAGGCAAGGTTGGGGAGTCCAAAAACACGGATCGTTGCTCCACTCCTTCGAGGGAGCTGGGATATCTCCTTTGCTTTTCCTGGGAATACCATCCAGCAAGTAGTGGAACCTTGGAGATTCACTCCACCCCGGTTCACCCTGACCCTCCCGCCCAACGCCCATCCGGTAGCAGACTTCCTCATTTCCGAAGATGAAATGCACTATTTCAGGAGCGTGGCATTTGATGGAAGCGCTTCCTCCGACCCTGATGGGGTGATCATCAAGTACGAGTGGTCCTGGCCTGGTTCAGCCATAATTGAAGCACGAGAATTTGCCCATTTCTTTTCTGTGCCTCAGATCATGCCGGTGACTCTTAAGGTTACCGATGACCGTTGGCAAACGACAAGTGTCACGAAAGAAGTGGCTGTGGACCAAAGACGAACTATTGGCGGCAGGCGCCTCACCATTCCTCCTGCCTTTGCGCGACAAAACTCCGCCACCTACGAAGTGGAGGTTTTGACTGGAGACCTGGAAAATGCTGGTACCGATGCCCAGGTGTTCCTTGCTCTCTATGAACCCGAGGAGCGGGAAGGTGTACGGTACGGCTCAGGGGTTATGCGGCTCTTCCATAGCGGTAACCCCTTTGAACGAGGACGGCGGGATATCTTTTCAGTTACCGGACGGGCTATCGAAAACCTCGACCACATCGTCCTTCTCCATGACAATTCCGGAAATAAACCCGGCTGGTTTGTCTTAGGACTTAAGGTGAAAGACACCCGCTCGGGGACCGAATGGGTATTCCTTCCCAACCGGTGGCTGGCTCTTGATACAGGGGATAGAAAAACCTATGGGAAGTTCACCCCAGTAACCGACCTTTACCCTGCTGGCATTTTTGCAGAAGGTGAGCGAAAATCCCTCAACCTCGTCGAAGCAAGTGACACGGTTTTCATCCTTCCCGAGGACTGTACCCGTTTTTACTTCACCTGCCTCGATGGCCAGAGGGATATGGAAGTGTTCCGTCAGGATGGCCGCTTCCTCGGTCGACAATCGGCCAATCCTGCCTGGAGGAAACGGGAGCCACCGTACCTTCCCGAAGATGAATGGGGAGTAGCCTTTGAAGCCGCAACCCTCACCCGTCCAGAACGGTTCCTCATAAGAACCCGCAAGGGAACCGAGGTCAGGGAGAAAACCGTCTGGGTTTTTCCTGCAAACTGGGCCAATTACAAAAACGAAGCACTCCAGGCAGTGGTCTTATCCGCCCTCGAAGGGAAAACCGAGGTCTTCCTGTGTGGGAAAACCGTTCGAGAATACTTGGCCGGACTAAACCCCGATGTGGTGAATGCTTCCCTACCGGTGATCGATTATGGCGTGAGTGCTTTCTCCATTTTCGGTGTTTCTCCGGATGATTACCTCACTGATGCCCTTTCTGAAGGACTTGGAGATTACCTTACCAACCAGAAAAGCCTTATCCAGCAATTTGGTTTTACCCTGGGACTGGCTTCAAGCACCGTTGACCTCCTCGATTACCTCTATGACGCTCTCAACTGGTCGGTGCAACTCCCTGGAGTGGTATCGGGTTCAGTCGCGCAAGCATATAAAGTCATTCTCCTTCAGGAACTCGGTCAAAACGACCCAACCCTTCGGCAGATAACTCTCCTCCTTGAGCGAAGTAAAACTCTGGTGGAGGAAATCATCGGTTGTTTCGAATCTAACGACCCAGATTCCTGCAAAGGGAAGCTTGCCACTCTGAGAACACTGACAGTGGGAAACAACCCCTTTAGTCCCACCCTTTCTGACCACGCTATGAATTATGAAGCCCTGGGAGTTACTGACTGTGAACCCGTAAGGCCTGATTATCCGCTAGCTATTCTCCTTTCTCTTGCCGCAAGCAATGTCAAAAACTGGCGAGAGAACGGCCATTCCATCTATAGGCAGGATGCTCTTCTCAACATCCTTCCCCATGACCCAGTTACCGATACCAATGCGGCTCTTGATGTCTACGAACCGCTCCTCCAGACCATCATTCAAACTGGAAGCATTCTCATTAACGTATGCCTTCTCAGCGGAACATAGCCTTTTTTGTGGGAAATCCTACCCAAGTTGATACACCTCTGGTAAAACTCCCTATACGGCAATAACCTGGATACGGGTCATCTCGCAAAAATCAAGGATAGCCAGGTAAGGCTCCTTTCCATACCTCAGGCACGCCCGAACTCCTTCACCCCACCTTGCAAATGGTCCAAACCGCCAGCCTTTCAGCACTCCCCTCAGTGAGAATTTCCTGAACTTACTAGTTGAGAGGCTTCAAATTTACACAAAACCCGAATTCTTTTTTCAGAAACACGTATTTTGTGGTGGCATATTCTATTTTGTGTTACGGCAACTCCCAAAGGGCAACAAAACCTCTTCTCTGAAAAACGAGTCGTAACCCTTTTGCTAATCCTCTGAGTTTCTCATCCCAAAATTTCCTTTAAAAATTTGAATCCTAAGAATCTTTGATGAGATAGCCAGTCGAGAGTCATTCTTATACTTCTCTCCATGCCTTTGAGTACACATCGAAACTATCTGACCCTCCATCCCCTATCCTTGACAAGAGCTCAGTGGTTAAAATTTTGCGAGGGCGGAAGAGAAAACCTCACCGGTCTTTCCTCATAAACCGTTTCTTCGTCGAAAGGGTGTCAGAGGATTTCTAACATTCTCCTTGTCCAAGCCACAATTGCCGTGTTGCACCCCTCCAAAAGGCACTTTCGGTAATAAAGCTGAAGATACGGAGAAAAGCGCTGAGCCGATCAGGAAAGCTCCACCATCGCCCCTCTCGGCCACGTATATTACCCTGCTTGACGAGACGACCAGATATACCCTACCTCCTGGAGCGTAGTGCTGAGAACTCAACCCATATAGGAAGCCTATTTTTCAGACCGACCGCACTGTTTCACCCGATCAATCTCTAAACTGTAACCTTGGCCAAAATGGAATCCAATCTCCAACTTCCCATCCTCAGTTCATAAACCTATCATCTCCCTCTCTGCCTCCTTAGTACCAAGACTCAAAAAAACCTCCAATAACTTCAAATCCTGAGTCAGAAGATGACCTTCCCCCGGTTGAGTGGAGGCAAAGAAAAGGAGAGCATCATGAACTGGAGGTGTCAGAAAATGGAAAGAAGAAAGTATGACCGAGAGTGAAGCTCTCGATTTTGCGTCTTGTTCAGGAAAGGAAGTAGAGTGTAGCACAGGTTTCGCCAGGGACTTTGGTATTGGGGAAAGTCTTATCTATACGTGGAAAAGGACTTTCCGAGAAGAACCACAGGACCCTTTTCCTGGAAAGGGAAACCTTCGAAAGGATGAGGCCTATGTGCGCTAATGAGAAAAAGAGCTCAAAAGGGTTGCTGAAGAAAAAGACTATCAAAAAAGCGCGTGAACTTTTCTCAAAGACACCAAAATGAAATTCTCTTTTCTGGATACCCACCGCTACCTTTTCGGTGGAGAGGTTGAGTCAAAGTCTTGCAGGTTAGGGTAGAGGGGGTATTACGCCTTTTTGAAGGAGCGGCGAATCGAAGGAAGCTAAAGCCAATCGAGAACTCCTTACGGCCACCACGAAGGCTTTTGAGGGAAGGAAAAGTATGTATGGGAGTCCCAGGATGACTGCTTTCCTCACGAAGAAGGGCTATAGGTGGGGAGAAACCGGATAATTCGACTGATAAGGAAGTATGACTATGCAACACGAACTCGGAAGCGGTATCGGGTCACCACCAATTCGGCTCATGCCCTCAAGAAAACTCCCAATCCGGTACACCAGGGATTCCAGGCTGAGAGACCAGATTCTATTGCTGTTTTGATATCGCCTGTATCCCCAGGAAAGAGGGGTGGCTGTATCTTTCGGTCATCATGGACCTCTACTCCCAGAAAGTGGGAGGCTGAGATGCCAACGAGAGACTGAACCAGGAATTCCTCCTTTGGGTCCTTCAAAAGCTTTGGAACGGAGAAAGCCGGCTTGTCCCCTTCCCCATCACCCCATCAGGGGATTCAGTATAGTTATCCAGTATCCGAGGATTGCCACAAGACACGGGGTGATCCCCAGCATGAGCAGAAAAGGAAACCGTTCCGATAATGCGGTGATGGAATCATTCTTTAAGACCCTAAAGACCGAACTCATCGGAAGAAAATACAAGACCCAAGAAGAAGTAAAACTGAGTCTCTTTGTCTCCATTGAGGGATTCTATAACTCAGAAAGACTATTCCACACTGGGGTAGAGGAGAAAAGAGGAATTTGAAAGACAATACGAGTTAGAGTAAAATAACAGTGCTTCCACCTTTTGGGGGAAGTCCAGTATGATGCAGAGTAAGAATGTGCAGACAAAGGAGGGCGAGGAATGAGATACGTTTCCCTTGTTCTTGTGCTTTTTGGGTTCCTTGCAGGAGGTATGGCCCTCGCATCGTCTCAGGATGTTGTCATCATTGACGATCCATCCTTTGTTCGCCTCATCGCTCATCCAAACCCAGACTATCGCCTCATGTGGGCCACAGACTACGTTCTTGAGGTCCAAGCCATGGACCCGGCAAAACCCGTGGAGGTTTCCTATCTTCTCCTCGATTCTTCGGGGACGCCCGAGTTACAGACTTCAGGCGTGGAGGTGCGGGAGAACGATTTCATCGCTGGATGGGATCCCGGGAAGCAGTATTACTTTCATACTGAAGTTGGGGGATGGGCCCGTCCGGAATTTGCTGCGAATCCTCAGTATTTCCCTTTTCCTCACTACCGAACCCTTCTCCTGGTTCTTGCCCGCTATGAGAAAATATACGCTGTTTTCCTGCGAGAGAACGATGGGCAGGTGACGTTTCAGGTCCTTCAAGGTGGACCTTTCCAAGGCCTTGAGGTCCCCGGACTCGGGAGAGTGACCATGCGAGATGGACAGTTCGAGATTCTCTCTTTCGGGGAGCCGATTGAGGTTGGCCTCTGGGCCAAGGGAAAGTACCTTCATGACGAGGTGGCGGGTTTCGCTCGTCCAGAGTTTGCCCAAAACCCAAAGTACTACCCGATTCCACACTATGGGCTCTTCATGCTCATGATTGCCCGGTATGGCAAGATTGGGGTCATTATCGGAAATGAGAACGACGGGAGAATTGGGACTATCGTGCTTTCTGGGTCCCGGGTTCTTGGGGAAGAAACGATTCCGGGTCTCTGTACTGTCCGGGGTCTCTCGGGATCTCGCATTCTCGTGAGAGCGCTGGGGGGACCCGTGGAGGTCACCCATTTCGGCTTTGACAACACCTGTTATCAGTGGGAGGTGGGGGGATGGGCCCGTCCCGGGTTCCAGGAAAATCCCCAGGTGCTTCCCCTCAGGCACTACACCCCGGGCTTCTTTACCCTCAGTCGGTACAATAGAATCGGGGTCTTCTTCTACAACGAGAATGATGGAATCCTTGGAGTCCTCCCCGTACAGGGAGTCGGGAACCCCAAAGAACCTCCCGCTTTCTAGTCTCCAGAGTTTGCCTTTCGACTCCTTGGAGAAGTTGCTGAAAGGGAGAAAGGGAACATCCTCCCCTCCCCCTACAGTCCCGTTGAGTCATTTTCCATGATCCTTGGAGGTGCCCGTGGTGAAACGGAGAGAGTCCTATTCTCTGTCCTCGGCCTTGAGGGATGCTCGGGCAAAGATGCAGATCGAGAGCGGGCGAAACTCCGGGAGGCCCTCAAAGCCCTGGACAAGGACTTGGAATCTCCTTTGAGGTCGCCAATGTTCTCTGGGGGCAACGAGGCATAGCGTTTCGTGATGAGTTCCTTAAAGAGAGCGAGGCCCCTTTTGGGGCACGTCGGGACGAGAGTAAAGACCCTTTTGTGCGCGAGGACAGTGCCGAAGCTCTGGGCAAAATCGGAAACCCCAGAGCAATACAACCTTTGATCGAAGTTTCCGGAAAATGAATACCGAAAATTCCGACCTCTGGTGGAAGGCTTCCTGAACCCTTTTACACACCAAGGATTCTGCGGTGGTGGAAGTCTTTTGTGAAGCGCTGCAGCACGATATTCCTCAAGTGCGGATGGGTGCGGCCTATACCCCGGGAGAAATCGGCGATATCCGGGCCGCGGAACCCCTTCCTGTGACCCTTCGGGGAGAAAACCTTGGCCTGGAAAAGACCGCCGCCTGGGTCCTGAGTCAAATTGGTGGTCCAAGAGTACCTGAGGTCCTGTGTGAAGCACTATCGCAAAAAGACATCGTCATCATCGCCGGGGCATACGAGTTTTTGTCGTTCACTGTCCACCAGGTGTGGAGGAAAATCTACTTGAAGTTCTCGACCACTTCGAGGAAGACGAAATGGCCGAACTGTTGCTCCGGTCGGAAAATCCAATTCTTCGCGGAGGCGCCAGACAGTGGGCCAGAAAGCGAAATCATGAATTACTACTGGACACATTCAGTCAGAACGGGGATGACTGAAACAATATAGGCAAAGACCTGGACCAAGAAGGCATACCAAAAGGTTTCCCCACATCCTCTAAACCATTTGGTAAACCCGGTTACCCTTTCTTTTCCCGGCAAGAATCCCTTCTTCGCGCCGGCTCCTTTTTCCCATACAAACCCACCAACTGGGCCTGAGCCAGAACGTGCTGGTCCATTCCCTTGAAAAGTCTTTTGCGAGTCATTTTCGGATCCGGCCTGACCATGGTACCCAGAGCAAAGATTCTGAAACAGTAGCGGTGGGTGCCAAAGGGTGGCTTTGGTCCCATAGAGGCATTCTGGCGGAAAAAGTTTCAACTCTGGACTGTTCCATCAGGGAGAAACTTTTCCTCAGGAATCCTTTCTGGTAAATCCCGTTTTTCGGGAGGAATATTATAAAGAACC
This portion of the Thermatribacter velox genome encodes:
- a CDS encoding transposase yields the protein MTESEALDFASCSGKEVECSTGFARDFGIGESLIYTWKRTFREEPQDPFPGKGNLRKDEAYVR
- a CDS encoding PLAT/LH2 domain-containing protein, whose translation is MFTPILKRTLSLLTGIFAFLVLLGFSSVFGKETDFLQILYKWEPLQESDGVSRIIANASHTPTSGPFQDGNLLAFVVRKNVLVVVDCATQKVICEKAFPEQCILHGLCEGYVFYYAGEAVDTQVLSLETQKEKVFPGNLVLVAEGGFLVTNDRGVVHVFDVETEECLLSEPVPGGGQPVIAFGKVILVPTQDAQRNFGGYLGFLPQDRKRFPITHLSPGVRFFFPERSGHTWESRNSIPSTFLPILCQERDAVFLEFLDEAGEMVQRFPLPDIVPAPRIVPSPLHFFDAFSGKMLLAIEDETETFHFFIADTREPPISLGQFTPRGKTTLYGAFLDDDTVIIVEEKGPKETVLHAFSPDGRRVTEKTLWPPGLSARRCRVVGGKELLATQGHLLLRYALPPGELTGVFVFPEGYDPSERVLVLRDKGCTFLSNRFERDEGIENPMLVAFDISGPGWPLPIELVEVSPHGESLSEVFEDLPTELRFHTLPELEKLLSVSVKEVSITKEEERLTFTWLTPKLQDSTPKVTTVTASLGPAQRTFAMTVIPFPNPLYLEVQTYPEGEHLVANWTLRNNAPVDIDDLRFNLETKNLQFVSGDPLPERIAKKEVIHGKIFFKYLPSTPECQPLWNGYTFLVSGTLRVTSRRGTAEASFDTPYTVHPEYAFEIQIQQDPERPWSYLFADDILRHLQVFDAAGNNITGNLTLEKRDDYVVRIQGVAPGFPSTSLPLRLIWEQDWRIFEFQARLGSPKTRIVAPLLRGSWDISFAFPGNTIQQVVEPWRFTPPRFTLTLPPNAHPVADFLISEDEMHYFRSVAFDGSASSDPDGVIIKYEWSWPGSAIIEAREFAHFFSVPQIMPVTLKVTDDRWQTTSVTKEVAVDQRRTIGGRRLTIPPAFARQNSATYEVEVLTGDLENAGTDAQVFLALYEPEEREGVRYGSGVMRLFHSGNPFERGRRDIFSVTGRAIENLDHIVLLHDNSGNKPGWFVLGLKVKDTRSGTEWVFLPNRWLALDTGDRKTYGKFTPVTDLYPAGIFAEGERKSLNLVEASDTVFILPEDCTRFYFTCLDGQRDMEVFRQDGRFLGRQSANPAWRKREPPYLPEDEWGVAFEAATLTRPERFLIRTRKGTEVREKTVWVFPANWANYKNEALQAVVLSALEGKTEVFLCGKTVREYLAGLNPDVVNASLPVIDYGVSAFSIFGVSPDDYLTDALSEGLGDYLTNQKSLIQQFGFTLGLASSTVDLLDYLYDALNWSVQLPGVVSGSVAQAYKVILLQELGQNDPTLRQITLLLERSKTLVEEIIGCFESNDPDSCKGKLATLRTLTVGNNPFSPTLSDHAMNYEALGVTDCEPVRPDYPLAILLSLAASNVKNWRENGHSIYRQDALLNILPHDPVTDTNAALDVYEPLLQTIIQTGSILINVCLLSGT
- a CDS encoding HEAT repeat domain-containing protein, whose protein sequence is MEVFCEALQHDIPQVRMGAAYTPGEIGDIRAAEPLPVTLRGENLGLEKTAAWVLSQIGGPRVPEVLCEALSQKDIVIIAGAYEFLSFTVHQVWRKIYLKFSTTSRKTKWPNCCSGRKIQFFAEAPDSGPESEIMNYYWTHSVRTGMTETI
- a CDS encoding IS3 family transposase: MSRKGNRSDNAVMESFFKTLKTELIGRKYKTQEEVKLSLFVSIEGFYNSERLFHTGVEEKRGI